The stretch of DNA ACGGCTCGGCCGTGCTCGGACTCGGCGACATCGGCGCGCAGGCCTCCAAACCGGTCATGGAGGGGAAGGGCGTCCTGTTCAAGCGCTTCGCCGACATCGACGTCTTCGACCTCGAGCTCGACGATTCCGACCCCCACAAGCTCGTCGAGGCCGTCAAGATGATGGAACCGACCTTCGGCGGGATCAACCTGGAGGATATCAAAGCCCCCGAGTGTTTCACCGTCGAGGAGCGCCTCCGCGAGGAGATCGACATTCCGGTCTTCCACGACGACCAACACGGCACCGCGATCATCTCCGGCGCCGCGCTGCTCAACGCGGCCGACATCGCCGGGAAGAGCCTCGAGGAACTCGAGATCACCTTCTCGGGTGCGGGCGCGAGCGCCATCGCGACGGCACGGTTCTACGTCTCGCTGGGCTGCAAGAAAGAGAACATCACGATGTGTGACTCCTCGGGTATCATCACCGAGGAGCGAGCGGCGGCGGGCGACGTCAACGAGTACAAACGGCAGTTCGCCCGCGACGTCCCCGAGGGCGGCCTCGCGGACGCGATGGAGGGAGCCGACGTGTTCGTCGGCCTCTCGATCGGCGGCATCGTCTCACAGGAGATGGTGCAGTCCATGGCAACGAACCCGATCGTCTTCGCGATGGCCAACCCCGATCCGGAGATCGACTACGAGGAGGCCAAAGCGGCCCGCGACGACACCGTCATCATGGCCACCGGCCGCTCGGACTACCCCAATCAGGTCAACAACGTCCTCGGCTTCCCCTTCATCTTCCGCGGCGCGCTCGACGTTCGCGCGACCGAGATCAACGAACGGATGAAGGTCGCCTGCGCCGAGGCGCTGGCCGACCTCGCCCGACAGGACGTCCCCGACGCGGTCGTCAAGGCCTACGGCGACGACCCGATCCAGTACGGTCCCGACTACATCATTCCGAAGCCCGTCGATCCCCGCGTGCTCTTCCGGGTCGCGCCCTCGATCGCCGAGGCCGCGATGGAGTCCGGTGCGGCCCGGACCGAGATCGACCTCGAGGAGTACGAGGAGGAACTCGAGGCCCGTCTCGGCAAGTCCCGCGAGATGATGCGGGTCGTCCTCAACAAGGCCAAGAGCGACCCCAAGACGGTCGCGCTCGCGGAGGGCGAGAACGAGAAGATGATCCGGGCCGCCTACCAGATTCAGGAGCAGGGGATCGCCCTGCCGATCCTCATCGGCGACGAGGACGAGATCAGGGGGACGGCGGCGAACCTCGGACTGGACTTCGATCCGACCGTCGCCGACCCCTCGGTCGGCGACTACGAGGAGTACGCGGATCGCCTCCACGAGCTCCGCGCTCGCAAGGGCATCACGCGGAGCGAGGCCGGCGAACTCATCGAGCGCGACTCGAACTACTTCGGTAGCGTGATGGTCGAACGGGGCGACGCCGACGCCCTCCTGACGGGGCTCTCGCACCACTATCCGTCGGCGCTGCGGCCGCCGCTGCAGGTGATCGGCACCGACGAGGACG from Natrinema salaciae encodes:
- a CDS encoding NADP-dependent malic enzyme — translated: MGLDEDALEYHRTDPPGKIEISTTKPTNTQRDLSLAYSPGVAAPCREIDEDETNAYQYTTKGNLVGVVSNGSAVLGLGDIGAQASKPVMEGKGVLFKRFADIDVFDLELDDSDPHKLVEAVKMMEPTFGGINLEDIKAPECFTVEERLREEIDIPVFHDDQHGTAIISGAALLNAADIAGKSLEELEITFSGAGASAIATARFYVSLGCKKENITMCDSSGIITEERAAAGDVNEYKRQFARDVPEGGLADAMEGADVFVGLSIGGIVSQEMVQSMATNPIVFAMANPDPEIDYEEAKAARDDTVIMATGRSDYPNQVNNVLGFPFIFRGALDVRATEINERMKVACAEALADLARQDVPDAVVKAYGDDPIQYGPDYIIPKPVDPRVLFRVAPSIAEAAMESGAARTEIDLEEYEEELEARLGKSREMMRVVLNKAKSDPKTVALAEGENEKMIRAAYQIQEQGIALPILIGDEDEIRGTAANLGLDFDPTVADPSVGDYEEYADRLHELRARKGITRSEAGELIERDSNYFGSVMVERGDADALLTGLSHHYPSALRPPLQVIGTDEDVDYAAGVYMLTFKNRVIFVADATVNQAPDEEVLAEVTRQTGKLARRFNIEPRAALLSYSNFGSVDNEGTRKPRRAASLLQDDPEVDFPVDGEMQADTAVVEDILQGTYGFSDLEEPANVLVFPNLESGNIGYKLLQRLGGADAIGPMLVGMDEPVHVLQRGDEVKDIVNLAGVAVVDAQQE